Part of the Candidatus Diapherotrites archaeon genome is shown below.
CTGAGCCTGCCCCACATTTTTTTGCTGGACACCGTCAGTGTCCAGTGATAAGAGGGGGGCATGCTCGTATGCGGACAAGAATTCAACGACCAAATCATCGCGCGGATTGACGCTACCATCGAATCCGAGCCGGAGATTTCGCGGCGCTCGCTCGCTAGGAGGGTCTGCAAGTGGCTTGACTGGAAAGCACCTAATGGTAACCTCAAAGACATGAGCGCAAGGAGCGCTTTGCTCATACTCCACCGACGCGGTGCAATCACTCTGCCTGAAGCAGGCAAGAACAACCTGTTCGTTTCCGCAGAGAAAAAGGAACCAACCGATATTCCCTATGAGATACATAATGCCCCGCTCACTGTCGATCAGTTGGGTGAAATCGAGCTTGTCCCGGTCTCTTCCCGCAATAGAGGCGCTTCTCACACCTGGAACGGGCTTATGAATAAATTCCACCCACTTGGCGCCGGCCCTCTGTGCGGAGCACAAATGCGCTATCTCATCAAGAGCGCCAACTGCGGATACATCGGAGGACTCGCATTCAGCGCGGCAGCATGGCGTCTGGGAGCTCGTGACTCCTGGATCGGCTGGGACGACGACACCCGGCGAAAGAACCTCCAGAAAATCATTTGTAATAGCCGATTTCTGCTCCTGCCCAAGGTCCCCAACCTTGCCTCGCATATTCTCGCACGCTGTCTCAAGGTAATCCCAAAACACTGGCATGAACGTTACAATATAAACCCTGTGCTCGTCGAGACCTACGTGGAGCGTGATACCCACCGAGGAGTTTGTTACCGGGCCGCAAATTGGCTGCACATAGGAGCCACCAAAGGCAGGGGCCGCATGGATAAGACGCGGACCGCCCGACTCTCCGTCAAAGACGTCTACGTCTT
Proteins encoded:
- a CDS encoding Druantia anti-phage system protein DruA produces the protein MLVCGQEFNDQIIARIDATIESEPEISRRSLARRVCKWLDWKAPNGNLKDMSARSALLILHRRGAITLPEAGKNNLFVSAEKKEPTDIPYEIHNAPLTVDQLGEIELVPVSSRNRGASHTWNGLMNKFHPLGAGPLCGAQMRYLIKSANCGYIGGLAFSAAAWRLGARDSWIGWDDDTRRKNLQKIICNSRFLLLPKVPNLASHILARCLKVIPKHWHERYNINPVLVETYVERDTHRGVCYRAANWLHIGATKGRGRMDKTRTARLSVKDVYVFPLVENPSKALCNDAPLAAKPPGNDPPRAPRNWAEEEFGKVDLQDQRLTKRLVHIAQDMYARPQANIPQACQTRARAKAAYRFFAHPVTKMDKIIEQHYEQTLCRAATQSVVLTAQDTTTLNYSTHDQTEGIGPIGSTLPGPIGLLLHDTMAFNEAGTPLGLLDVQLWARDPEQFGKKHLRHQLPIEEKESSKW